One Globicephala melas chromosome 4, mGloMel1.2, whole genome shotgun sequence genomic window carries:
- the MFSD1 gene encoding lysosomal dipeptide transporter MFSD1 isoform X5, which yields MEEEEEEVRALLPGGPDEAGRGAPVTPPAPGALPALCDPSRLAHRLLVLLLMCFLGFAIFAMIILLPFRLRLNGWGTIIFSCFVCVGQVVFALGGIFNAFWLMEFGRFVFGIGGESLAVAQNTYAVSWFKGKELNLVFGLQLSMARIGSTVNMNLMGWLYSKVEASLGSAGHTTLGVTLIIGGITCILSLVCALALAYLDQRAERILHKEQGKTGEVIKLTDVKDFSFPLWLIFIICVGYYVAVFPFIGLGKVFFTEKFGFSSQAASAINSIVYVISAPMSPIFGLLVDKTGKNIIWVLCAVVTALASHMMLAFTLWNPWIAMCLLGLSYSLLACALWPMVAFVVPEHQLGTAYGFMQSIQNLGLAVISIIAGMILDTWGYLFLEVFFTACVSFSLLSVLLLYLVNRAQGGNLNYSARQREEIKLSHAE from the exons atggaggaggaggaggaggaagtgaggGCGCTGCTGCCCGGCGGCCCCGACGAGGCCGGCAGAGGCGCCCCCGTTACACCCCCTGCCCCCGGGGCGCTGCCGGCCCTCTGCGACCCCAGTCGCCTGGCGCACCGGCTTTTGGTGCTGTTGCTGATGTGCTTCCTTGGTTTCG CTATTTTTGCTATGATAATCCTGCTGCCCTTCAGACTCAGGTTAAACGG ATGGGGCACCATTATTTTTAGTTGCTTTGTTTGCGTTGGACAG GTTGTTTTTGCTCTGGGTGGAATATTTAATGCTTTTTGGCTGATGGAATTTGGAAGGTTTGTGTTTGG GATTGGTGGGGAGTCCTTAGCAGTTGCCCAGAATACATATGCTGTGAGTTGGTTTAAAGGCAAAGAATTAAACTTGGTGTTTGGACTCCAGCTTAGCATGGCTAGAATT ggAAGTACAGTAAACATGAACCTCATGGGATGGCTGTATTCTAAGGTTGAAGCTTCGTTGGGTTCTGCTGGTCACACAACCCTTGGGGTCACACTTATTATCG ggGGTATAACATGTATTCTTTCACTAGTCTGTGCCTTGGCCCTTGCGTACTTGGATCAGAGAGCAGAACGAATCCTTcataaagaacaaggaaaaacAG GTGAAGTTATCAAGTTAACTGACGTGAAGGACTTCTCCTTCCCCCTGTGGCTCATATTCATCATCTGCGTTGGCTATTATGTTGCTGTGTTCCCTTTCATTGGACTTGGGAA AGTTTTCTTTACAGAGAAATTTGGATTTTCCTCCCAGGCAGCGAGTGCTATTAACAG TATTGTATATGTAATATCAGCTCCCATGTCCCCAATATTTGGGCTTCTGGTGGATAAAACAGGAAAGAACATCATCTGGGTTCTGTGTGCAGTGGTGACCGCTCTTGCTTCCCACATGATGCTGGCCTTCACTCTGTGGAACCCTTGGATTGCTATG TGTCTCCTGGGACTCTCCTACTCATTGCTTGCCTGTGCATTGTGGCCAATGGTGGCGTTTGTAGTTCCCGAACATCAACTGGGAACTGCATATGGCTT CATGCAGTCCATTCAGAATCTTGGGTTGGCAGTCATTTCCATCATTGCTGGCATGATATTGGATACTTGGGGATATCTGTTTTTAGAAGTTTTCTTCACTGCCTGTGTTTCTT tCTCACTTTTATCTGTGCTCTTACTCTACTTGGTGAATCGTGCCCAAG
- the MFSD1 gene encoding lysosomal dipeptide transporter MFSD1 isoform X4 yields MIILLPFRLRLNGWGTIIFSCFVCVGQVVFALGGIFNAFWLMEFGRFVFGIGGESLAVAQNTYAVSWFKGKELNLVFGLQLSMARIGSTVNMNLMGWLYSKVEASLGSAGHTTLGVTLIIGGITCILSLVCALALAYLDQRAERILHKEQGKTGEVIKLTDVKDFSFPLWLIFIICVGYYVAVFPFIGLGKVFFTEKFGFSSQAASAINSIVYVISAPMSPIFGLLVDKTGKNIIWVLCAVVTALASHMMLAFTLWNPWIAMCLLGLSYSLLACALWPMVAFVVPEHQLGTAYGFMQSIQNLGLAVISIIAGMILDTWGYLFLEVFFTACVSFSLLSVLLLYLVNRAQGGNLNYSARQREEIKLSHAE; encoded by the exons ATGATAATCCTGCTGCCCTTCAGACTCAGGTTAAACGG ATGGGGCACCATTATTTTTAGTTGCTTTGTTTGCGTTGGACAG GTTGTTTTTGCTCTGGGTGGAATATTTAATGCTTTTTGGCTGATGGAATTTGGAAGGTTTGTGTTTGG GATTGGTGGGGAGTCCTTAGCAGTTGCCCAGAATACATATGCTGTGAGTTGGTTTAAAGGCAAAGAATTAAACTTGGTGTTTGGACTCCAGCTTAGCATGGCTAGAATT ggAAGTACAGTAAACATGAACCTCATGGGATGGCTGTATTCTAAGGTTGAAGCTTCGTTGGGTTCTGCTGGTCACACAACCCTTGGGGTCACACTTATTATCG ggGGTATAACATGTATTCTTTCACTAGTCTGTGCCTTGGCCCTTGCGTACTTGGATCAGAGAGCAGAACGAATCCTTcataaagaacaaggaaaaacAG GTGAAGTTATCAAGTTAACTGACGTGAAGGACTTCTCCTTCCCCCTGTGGCTCATATTCATCATCTGCGTTGGCTATTATGTTGCTGTGTTCCCTTTCATTGGACTTGGGAA AGTTTTCTTTACAGAGAAATTTGGATTTTCCTCCCAGGCAGCGAGTGCTATTAACAG TATTGTATATGTAATATCAGCTCCCATGTCCCCAATATTTGGGCTTCTGGTGGATAAAACAGGAAAGAACATCATCTGGGTTCTGTGTGCAGTGGTGACCGCTCTTGCTTCCCACATGATGCTGGCCTTCACTCTGTGGAACCCTTGGATTGCTATG TGTCTCCTGGGACTCTCCTACTCATTGCTTGCCTGTGCATTGTGGCCAATGGTGGCGTTTGTAGTTCCCGAACATCAACTGGGAACTGCATATGGCTT CATGCAGTCCATTCAGAATCTTGGGTTGGCAGTCATTTCCATCATTGCTGGCATGATATTGGATACTTGGGGATATCTGTTTTTAGAAGTTTTCTTCACTGCCTGTGTTTCTT tCTCACTTTTATCTGTGCTCTTACTCTACTTGGTGAATCGTGCCCAAG
- the MFSD1 gene encoding lysosomal dipeptide transporter MFSD1 isoform X3, with product MEEEEEEVRALLPGGPDEAGRGAPVTPPAPGALPALCDPSRLAHRLLVLLLMCFLGFGSYFCYDNPAALQTQVKRVVFALGGIFNAFWLMEFGRFVFGIGGESLAVAQNTYAVSWFKGKELNLVFGLQLSMARIGSTVNMNLMGWLYSKVEASLGSAGHTTLGVTLIIGGITCILSLVCALALAYLDQRAERILHKEQGKTGEVIKLTDVKDFSFPLWLIFIICVGYYVAVFPFIGLGKVFFTEKFGFSSQAASAINSIVYVISAPMSPIFGLLVDKTGKNIIWVLCAVVTALASHMMLAFTLWNPWIAMCLLGLSYSLLACALWPMVAFVVPEHQLGTAYGFMQSIQNLGLAVISIIAGMILDTWGYLFLEVFFTACVSFSLLSVLLLYLVNRAQGGNLNYSARQREEIKLSHAE from the exons atggaggaggaggaggaggaagtgaggGCGCTGCTGCCCGGCGGCCCCGACGAGGCCGGCAGAGGCGCCCCCGTTACACCCCCTGCCCCCGGGGCGCTGCCGGCCCTCTGCGACCCCAGTCGCCTGGCGCACCGGCTTTTGGTGCTGTTGCTGATGTGCTTCCTTGGTTTCG gcagCTATTTTTGCTATGATAATCCTGCTGCCCTTCAGACTCAGGTTAAACGG GTTGTTTTTGCTCTGGGTGGAATATTTAATGCTTTTTGGCTGATGGAATTTGGAAGGTTTGTGTTTGG GATTGGTGGGGAGTCCTTAGCAGTTGCCCAGAATACATATGCTGTGAGTTGGTTTAAAGGCAAAGAATTAAACTTGGTGTTTGGACTCCAGCTTAGCATGGCTAGAATT ggAAGTACAGTAAACATGAACCTCATGGGATGGCTGTATTCTAAGGTTGAAGCTTCGTTGGGTTCTGCTGGTCACACAACCCTTGGGGTCACACTTATTATCG ggGGTATAACATGTATTCTTTCACTAGTCTGTGCCTTGGCCCTTGCGTACTTGGATCAGAGAGCAGAACGAATCCTTcataaagaacaaggaaaaacAG GTGAAGTTATCAAGTTAACTGACGTGAAGGACTTCTCCTTCCCCCTGTGGCTCATATTCATCATCTGCGTTGGCTATTATGTTGCTGTGTTCCCTTTCATTGGACTTGGGAA AGTTTTCTTTACAGAGAAATTTGGATTTTCCTCCCAGGCAGCGAGTGCTATTAACAG TATTGTATATGTAATATCAGCTCCCATGTCCCCAATATTTGGGCTTCTGGTGGATAAAACAGGAAAGAACATCATCTGGGTTCTGTGTGCAGTGGTGACCGCTCTTGCTTCCCACATGATGCTGGCCTTCACTCTGTGGAACCCTTGGATTGCTATG TGTCTCCTGGGACTCTCCTACTCATTGCTTGCCTGTGCATTGTGGCCAATGGTGGCGTTTGTAGTTCCCGAACATCAACTGGGAACTGCATATGGCTT CATGCAGTCCATTCAGAATCTTGGGTTGGCAGTCATTTCCATCATTGCTGGCATGATATTGGATACTTGGGGATATCTGTTTTTAGAAGTTTTCTTCACTGCCTGTGTTTCTT tCTCACTTTTATCTGTGCTCTTACTCTACTTGGTGAATCGTGCCCAAG
- the MFSD1 gene encoding lysosomal dipeptide transporter MFSD1 isoform X1: protein MEEEEEEVRALLPGGPDEAGRGAPVTPPAPGALPALCDPSRLAHRLLVLLLMCFLGFGSYFCYDNPAALQTQVKRDMQVNTTKFMLLYAWYSWPNVVLCFFGGFLVDRVFGIRWGTIIFSCFVCVGQVVFALGGIFNAFWLMEFGRFVFGIGGESLAVAQNTYAVSWFKGKELNLVFGLQLSMARIGSTVNMNLMGWLYSKVEASLGSAGHTTLGVTLIIGGITCILSLVCALALAYLDQRAERILHKEQGKTGEVIKLTDVKDFSFPLWLIFIICVGYYVAVFPFIGLGKVFFTEKFGFSSQAASAINSIVYVISAPMSPIFGLLVDKTGKNIIWVLCAVVTALASHMMLAFTLWNPWIAMCLLGLSYSLLACALWPMVAFVVPEHQLGTAYGFMQSIQNLGLAVISIIAGMILDTWGYLFLEVFFTACVSFSLLSVLLLYLVNRAQGGNLNYSARQREEIKLSHAE from the exons atggaggaggaggaggaggaagtgaggGCGCTGCTGCCCGGCGGCCCCGACGAGGCCGGCAGAGGCGCCCCCGTTACACCCCCTGCCCCCGGGGCGCTGCCGGCCCTCTGCGACCCCAGTCGCCTGGCGCACCGGCTTTTGGTGCTGTTGCTGATGTGCTTCCTTGGTTTCG gcagCTATTTTTGCTATGATAATCCTGCTGCCCTTCAGACTCAGGTTAAACGG GATATGCAGGTGAATACCACGAAATTCATGCTGCTGTATGCCTGGTATTCTTGGCCCAATGtagttttgtgtttctttggtgGCTTTTTGGTAGACCGCGTATTTGGAATACG ATGGGGCACCATTATTTTTAGTTGCTTTGTTTGCGTTGGACAG GTTGTTTTTGCTCTGGGTGGAATATTTAATGCTTTTTGGCTGATGGAATTTGGAAGGTTTGTGTTTGG GATTGGTGGGGAGTCCTTAGCAGTTGCCCAGAATACATATGCTGTGAGTTGGTTTAAAGGCAAAGAATTAAACTTGGTGTTTGGACTCCAGCTTAGCATGGCTAGAATT ggAAGTACAGTAAACATGAACCTCATGGGATGGCTGTATTCTAAGGTTGAAGCTTCGTTGGGTTCTGCTGGTCACACAACCCTTGGGGTCACACTTATTATCG ggGGTATAACATGTATTCTTTCACTAGTCTGTGCCTTGGCCCTTGCGTACTTGGATCAGAGAGCAGAACGAATCCTTcataaagaacaaggaaaaacAG GTGAAGTTATCAAGTTAACTGACGTGAAGGACTTCTCCTTCCCCCTGTGGCTCATATTCATCATCTGCGTTGGCTATTATGTTGCTGTGTTCCCTTTCATTGGACTTGGGAA AGTTTTCTTTACAGAGAAATTTGGATTTTCCTCCCAGGCAGCGAGTGCTATTAACAG TATTGTATATGTAATATCAGCTCCCATGTCCCCAATATTTGGGCTTCTGGTGGATAAAACAGGAAAGAACATCATCTGGGTTCTGTGTGCAGTGGTGACCGCTCTTGCTTCCCACATGATGCTGGCCTTCACTCTGTGGAACCCTTGGATTGCTATG TGTCTCCTGGGACTCTCCTACTCATTGCTTGCCTGTGCATTGTGGCCAATGGTGGCGTTTGTAGTTCCCGAACATCAACTGGGAACTGCATATGGCTT CATGCAGTCCATTCAGAATCTTGGGTTGGCAGTCATTTCCATCATTGCTGGCATGATATTGGATACTTGGGGATATCTGTTTTTAGAAGTTTTCTTCACTGCCTGTGTTTCTT tCTCACTTTTATCTGTGCTCTTACTCTACTTGGTGAATCGTGCCCAAG